A window of Gammaproteobacteria bacterium genomic DNA:
GGGGACGATTGGATGCGATCCCGAATTTTGAATAGGTGGCAACTTGGGTTAGATATGCCTGATTGCAAGACCTGGCCCCAATATTTTGGTTCTAACCGCACAAAGCCATGAATTGAAACTATGCGATTTACTGCATTGCTGAGGGAATAGATTTTAAGAGCAAACTACCTGTAACGCGTTTTTCTTCACCAGAAACTATTTCTCCATTCTCGCTAGTTTTAATATAAGTAAAGATACTACCTGTTGGACCCGTAAAAATCATGTAGGTGCTACCAGATGTATAGGTTATTTTTCCTATGCAATTAGCTCCCATGGTATAGGTCCCTATCTCGCGACCACTAGCCGATGGATTGCTACTTGCGTATCGGTTAATAATGTTACCCGCTCCATCGTAACTTTCCATGCCTGCTTCTACGTATGTTGTTGATGCAATTGC
This region includes:
- a CDS encoding exported hypothetical protein (Evidence 5 : Unknown function) — translated: MNITKLVLLFATAAIFNLSAAYSAEPVSGQDPYYDQNSDVAAATAATKCGKKTLKGTYIYSSRGAPSAIASTTYVEAGMESYDGAGNIINRYASSNPSASGREIGTYTMGANCIGKITYTSGSTYMIFTGPTGSIFTYIKTSENGEIVSGEEKRVTGSLLLKSIPSAMQ